In Aerococcus loyolae, a genomic segment contains:
- a CDS encoding ABC transporter ATP-binding protein: MSYIKLKDVCKSYGQGNSQVIANDNVSFTIEEGEFVVILGPSGAGKSTVLNILGGMDQASSGEIWVAGKNIANFNERELTAYRRDNVGFVFQFYNLIPNLTAKENVEMAEQIADQSFTASEVLKEVNLADRENNFPAQLSGGEQQRVSIARAIAKNPKLLLCDEPTGALDNDTGQQVLKLLQKQSVDNGTTVVVITHNQNIAAMADRVIRIKNGQVESNVTQDDPKQVEEIEW; encoded by the coding sequence TTGTCTTATATTAAACTAAAAGATGTTTGCAAGAGCTATGGCCAAGGCAATAGCCAAGTGATTGCGAACGATAATGTCTCCTTCACCATTGAAGAAGGCGAATTTGTGGTGATTTTGGGACCTTCAGGAGCCGGGAAGTCAACCGTTTTAAATATTTTAGGCGGTATGGACCAGGCAAGTAGTGGTGAAATCTGGGTAGCCGGTAAAAATATTGCCAACTTTAATGAACGTGAACTCACCGCTTATCGCCGCGATAATGTGGGTTTTGTTTTTCAATTTTATAATCTTATTCCTAACCTTACCGCTAAGGAAAATGTGGAAATGGCTGAGCAGATTGCCGACCAGTCCTTTACCGCTAGTGAAGTCTTAAAGGAAGTGAACTTGGCAGACCGAGAAAATAACTTCCCCGCCCAACTCTCTGGTGGGGAACAGCAACGGGTATCGATTGCTCGGGCTATTGCCAAAAATCCCAAGCTCCTACTCTGCGATGAACCTACCGGGGCCTTGGACAATGACACCGGCCAACAAGTGCTCAAGCTCCTACAAAAACAGTCAGTAGACAATGGCACCACAGTTGTGGTCATTACCCACAACCAAAACATTGCCGCCATGGCTGACCGGGTGATCCGGATTAAGAACGGCCAGGTGGAATCCAACGTTACTCAGGATGACCCTAAGCAAGTCGAAGAGATTGAGTGGTAA
- a CDS encoding FtsX-like permease family protein, whose translation MKKTALWKNAWREIRNSWARFLALFGIILLGTGFFVGIRAAAPNMLNTSNQYYDDYYLEDLSLQSTWGIRPEDLDALDTVDGIDSLSYKTVDRQSENSELLYRIFPNFNALDAEVNHFKVREGRLPENDQEIALDHMLIAENQVDIAIGDTITFNQAGKTEDDKAPKLKQDSFTVVGFVDSPMYIDKLIRGQTSIGDGALDAFAVVSPDAFEGEYDSAVSIRIPEARQYHGYSDDYDHLVADKKAEVESALEDRPNHLLDQAKSDGQEALDEGRKQLNQAQDDLNSKKSELDQAKSALDQAQGRLDQEVQGIKSQLPAGMSLEEAGLGQLAGQFQANQDRLNQEKDKVSQGQEQMQSAKEEIDQKTRDLDEQAKQLEELKAPTYLVNDRSALSGISEYGDNAERISAIAQVFPWIFFLVAALVSYTSMSRMVDEQRSQVGTMKAIGYGSGDIAMQFLLYASLASLLGTVIGVGIGNFLFPNIIYNAYRMMYTLPDIQYGFYLKDILLALGIALLTTVGPAIFTTSHLLQENAAQLMRPKPPKQGEHILLEKWRWFWSHLNFSMKITLRNLFRYKGRNLMTVIGVAGSTALVLTGFGISDSISGLADRQYTVIESYDVVAQYANDLNAEDNQAVREAVEATDGVDQVLHSYTTNLETTDPNVNTQTVRLRVFNSDSPYHDFYAFNAVDDPEKAYNLKDNEALISQKLARLLGLSEGDTIELANESGQKISLPVGGIVESYIFHDCFINENTYKNLIAKDLPAPNMGQIQLSQSASEGQVLEDLQNTDHVLAAYASQSLRDAFNDTIESLNVVTLILIIAAALLAFIVLYSLTNINVSERIRELSTIKVLGAYPNEVTMYIFRETLLLTTAGILIGLLMGYGLTGYILKTVEVDNLIFPHTIHWTSYLYSIALTYLFTLIVMGIMHVKLKHVDMVEALKGVE comes from the coding sequence ATGAAGAAAACAGCTTTATGGAAGAACGCTTGGCGCGAAATTAGAAATTCCTGGGCCCGTTTTTTAGCCCTCTTTGGCATTATCTTATTAGGAACGGGTTTCTTTGTGGGGATCCGAGCCGCGGCGCCAAATATGTTGAATACTTCCAACCAATACTATGACGATTATTATTTAGAAGACCTTTCCCTCCAATCGACCTGGGGAATTCGCCCCGAAGACCTGGATGCTTTAGATACAGTGGATGGGATCGATAGCTTGTCTTATAAGACCGTCGACCGCCAGTCAGAAAACTCGGAACTGCTCTACCGGATCTTTCCTAACTTCAATGCCTTAGATGCAGAAGTCAATCATTTTAAAGTGAGGGAAGGTCGCCTACCGGAAAATGACCAAGAGATTGCTCTTGACCATATGTTAATTGCTGAAAACCAGGTAGATATTGCCATTGGGGACACCATTACTTTCAACCAAGCCGGCAAGACAGAGGATGACAAGGCTCCCAAGCTCAAGCAGGATAGCTTTACCGTGGTGGGCTTTGTCGACTCTCCCATGTATATTGATAAGTTAATCCGGGGACAAACCAGTATCGGCGATGGGGCTTTGGATGCCTTTGCGGTAGTGAGTCCGGATGCCTTTGAAGGCGAATATGATTCAGCCGTTTCCATCCGTATCCCCGAGGCTCGTCAATATCACGGCTATAGTGATGACTATGACCACCTGGTTGCCGATAAAAAAGCGGAGGTTGAGTCCGCCCTTGAAGACCGGCCTAATCACTTACTTGATCAAGCCAAAAGTGATGGCCAAGAAGCCCTTGATGAGGGCCGTAAACAGCTCAACCAGGCGCAAGATGACCTAAACAGTAAAAAGAGTGAACTTGACCAGGCCAAGTCGGCTTTAGACCAAGCCCAAGGGCGTTTGGACCAAGAGGTTCAAGGGATCAAGAGTCAACTACCCGCTGGAATGAGCCTAGAGGAAGCTGGTTTGGGGCAGCTTGCTGGCCAATTCCAAGCCAACCAAGACCGCCTCAACCAGGAAAAAGATAAAGTTTCCCAAGGCCAAGAGCAAATGCAGTCAGCTAAGGAAGAAATTGACCAAAAAACTAGAGACCTCGACGAACAAGCTAAGCAGTTAGAAGAACTCAAAGCCCCCACTTACCTGGTCAATGACCGCAGTGCCTTATCAGGAATTAGTGAATACGGGGATAATGCTGAGCGGATTTCTGCCATCGCCCAAGTCTTCCCTTGGATCTTCTTCTTGGTGGCTGCCCTGGTATCCTACACCTCCATGTCAAGAATGGTGGACGAGCAACGCTCACAAGTGGGGACCATGAAGGCAATTGGTTACGGGTCAGGAGACATTGCTATGCAGTTCCTCCTCTATGCCAGTTTAGCCAGTCTCTTAGGCACCGTGATCGGGGTAGGGATTGGTAATTTCCTCTTCCCTAATATTATCTATAATGCTTACCGGATGATGTACACCCTGCCGGATATCCAATACGGTTTCTACCTGAAAGATATCCTCCTAGCCCTGGGCATAGCTCTCTTAACCACAGTGGGACCGGCCATCTTTACCACCAGCCACTTGCTCCAAGAGAATGCCGCCCAATTGATGCGGCCTAAACCGCCTAAGCAAGGGGAACATATCCTCCTAGAGAAATGGCGCTGGTTCTGGAGTCACCTCAACTTCTCGATGAAGATTACCCTCCGTAACCTGTTCCGTTATAAGGGTCGGAACTTGATGACTGTCATTGGGGTGGCTGGGAGTACCGCCTTGGTATTGACTGGTTTCGGGATTTCTGACTCGATTTCTGGCCTGGCTGACCGCCAATATACTGTGATTGAGTCCTATGATGTCGTGGCCCAATACGCTAATGACTTGAATGCCGAGGATAACCAAGCCGTCCGGGAAGCGGTGGAAGCTACCGATGGCGTCGACCAGGTCCTCCATTCCTATACGACCAATCTGGAAACCACTGATCCTAATGTTAATACCCAAACTGTCCGCCTCCGGGTCTTTAACTCTGACAGTCCCTACCATGACTTTTATGCTTTCAATGCCGTGGATGACCCGGAAAAAGCTTATAATTTAAAGGATAATGAGGCTCTCATAAGCCAGAAATTGGCCCGCTTACTGGGCCTTTCTGAAGGGGATACGATTGAGCTGGCCAATGAATCCGGGCAAAAGATTAGCTTGCCGGTCGGAGGGATTGTAGAATCTTATATCTTCCATGATTGCTTTATTAATGAGAATACTTATAAGAATCTGATTGCCAAGGACTTGCCGGCGCCTAATATGGGACAAATCCAATTAAGCCAGTCAGCCAGTGAAGGGCAGGTCTTAGAAGACTTACAAAACACCGACCATGTCCTGGCTGCCTACGCTAGTCAAAGCCTCCGTGATGCCTTTAATGACACCATTGAAAGCTTAAATGTGGTGACTTTAATTCTTATTATTGCCGCCGCCCTACTCGCCTTTATTGTGCTCTATAGTTTAACCAATATTAACGTGTCTGAACGGATTCGGGAACTATCTACCATCAAGGTCCTTGGTGCCTATCCTAATGAAGTGACCATGTATATCTTTAGGGAGACCCTCTTGCTCACTACAGCAGGCATTCTCATTGGCCTCTTGATGGGCTACGGTCTGACAGGATATATCTTAAAAACCGTAGAAGTAGATAATTTAATCTTCCCACATACCATCCACTGGACCTCCTACCTCTATTCCATTGCCCTAACCTATCTCTTTACCCTGATAGTCATGGGAATCATGCATGTCAAACTCAAACACGTCGACATGGTAGAAGCCCTAAAAGGCGTGGAATAA
- a CDS encoding ABC transporter substrate-binding protein, whose translation MKIKRNLKGLALAVSCLMMTACGSLTQTQEKTNDQADVIKIGGNWELSGATAGYGSPGNEGVELAVDQVNQAGGLLGKKVDYVALDNKSTSEETTANTSRLISNDQVSLIIGPATTGLMEAQISSASSLPVIAPMATGDSLTTDSSGKVLDNVFRVCFQDAFQGQALAKFSNDSQYKKAVLIRDNSTDYGQNLTNEFKKYFQGEVLDELAYNAKDTDFNSLVTRLKSQEPDVIFVAGYYEEAGPLIKQAREQGVKAAILGPDGFGNQEIIDLAGKQNMTNVYYTAHYTTNEPSPELKKFMEAYQEKYGHAPDMFAALAYDGARLAFDAIERAQSVDSKAINQALAETKDFSGITGNFTINDQHNPIKTAYVQRVDQGEIVDTTPIEP comes from the coding sequence ATGAAGATCAAGCGCAATTTAAAGGGGTTGGCCCTAGCCGTCAGCTGCTTAATGATGACTGCTTGCGGGTCTTTAACCCAAACTCAAGAAAAGACCAATGACCAAGCAGATGTGATTAAGATTGGCGGTAACTGGGAACTCTCCGGTGCCACAGCAGGCTATGGTAGCCCAGGAAATGAAGGGGTGGAATTAGCCGTCGACCAGGTCAACCAGGCGGGCGGACTTTTAGGCAAAAAAGTAGACTATGTTGCCTTGGATAATAAATCCACCAGTGAAGAAACTACGGCCAATACTTCGCGGTTAATATCTAACGACCAAGTATCCTTAATCATTGGCCCAGCCACCACCGGCTTAATGGAAGCGCAGATCTCAAGCGCCTCCTCCCTACCCGTGATTGCGCCTATGGCCACGGGTGATAGTTTGACTACCGATAGCTCCGGCAAAGTCTTAGACAATGTCTTCCGGGTCTGCTTCCAGGATGCTTTTCAAGGGCAGGCCTTGGCTAAGTTTTCTAACGATAGTCAGTACAAGAAGGCTGTTTTAATCCGGGACAATTCGACCGATTACGGGCAAAACTTGACCAACGAATTTAAGAAATATTTCCAAGGGGAAGTCTTGGATGAATTGGCCTATAATGCTAAGGATACGGACTTCAACTCCCTGGTGACTCGCTTGAAATCACAGGAACCGGATGTGATTTTTGTGGCCGGTTACTACGAGGAAGCTGGACCCTTGATTAAGCAAGCCCGTGAGCAAGGGGTTAAGGCGGCAATTCTAGGGCCAGATGGCTTTGGTAACCAAGAGATTATTGATCTTGCCGGTAAGCAAAACATGACCAATGTCTATTACACGGCCCACTACACCACCAATGAGCCTAGTCCAGAACTTAAGAAATTTATGGAGGCCTACCAGGAAAAATATGGCCATGCTCCTGATATGTTTGCTGCTTTGGCTTACGATGGGGCGCGTTTAGCCTTTGACGCCATTGAACGGGCCCAATCGGTAGATAGCAAGGCCATCAACCAAGCCCTAGCAGAAACCAAGGACTTCTCGGGGATTACGGGGAACTTTACCATCAATGACCAACATAATCCGATTAAGACCGCCTATGTTCAAAGGGTGGACCAGGGCGAAATTGTTGACACCACACCAATTGAACCTTAG
- a CDS encoding ABC transporter substrate-binding protein has translation MKKKMKKLAALFGTAMMLGACGSMTETAKNDSANSDVVKIGGNWSLSGQYSAYGTPHDNGVKVAVQNLNDNGGVLGKKVEYVSADNKSDNAESTSQATRLVEQEGVNVLVGSDTTGNCEAQIPVAQQFKVPMVAPAATGNGLTLDDNGNLYDYVFRTCFEDAYQSKELGKYAAQKGWKKVAVLKDNSSDYGQNVANDFKASFEEHGGQVVGEESYTSGDTDFKALLTNLKQNSPDVVFIAGYYQEGGLIIKQLREMGVNAAVLGPDGFGNQKLIDLAGPENAHDVFFVTHFSHNEDSPENVKEFIKKYEDAYGTSPDHFAALAYDATNLIAQAMEKAGSTDSEAVQKALAETKDFQGVTGKFSFDKDHNPVKEVFVQELQGGQVVDTEVVK, from the coding sequence ATGAAGAAAAAAATGAAGAAATTAGCCGCCTTATTTGGAACTGCTATGATGCTAGGGGCCTGTGGATCGATGACCGAGACCGCTAAGAATGATTCTGCTAACAGTGATGTGGTGAAGATTGGTGGGAACTGGTCCTTGTCTGGGCAATATTCTGCCTATGGAACCCCTCACGACAACGGGGTCAAAGTTGCCGTTCAAAACCTCAACGATAATGGTGGGGTCTTAGGCAAGAAAGTAGAATATGTCAGTGCCGATAACAAGTCAGACAATGCTGAATCCACTTCTCAAGCCACCCGCTTAGTGGAACAAGAAGGCGTTAATGTTCTGGTAGGCTCAGACACCACTGGAAACTGTGAAGCGCAAATTCCAGTGGCCCAACAATTTAAGGTGCCTATGGTAGCACCTGCAGCTACTGGGAATGGCTTGACCCTCGATGATAACGGTAACCTCTACGACTATGTCTTTAGAACTTGTTTCGAAGATGCTTACCAAAGTAAGGAATTAGGAAAGTATGCCGCTCAAAAGGGTTGGAAGAAAGTTGCTGTCCTAAAAGACAACTCCTCTGACTACGGTCAAAACGTGGCCAATGACTTCAAGGCTTCCTTTGAAGAACATGGCGGTCAAGTGGTTGGTGAAGAGTCTTACACCAGCGGAGATACCGACTTTAAGGCCCTCTTAACCAACTTAAAGCAAAATTCACCGGATGTTGTCTTTATCGCTGGTTACTACCAAGAAGGTGGCTTAATCATCAAACAATTACGGGAAATGGGTGTAAACGCAGCAGTCTTGGGACCTGACGGCTTTGGTAACCAAAAACTCATCGACTTAGCTGGACCAGAAAATGCCCACGATGTCTTCTTCGTGACCCACTTCTCCCATAATGAAGACTCACCTGAAAACGTCAAAGAATTCATCAAGAAATACGAAGATGCTTACGGGACCTCACCTGACCACTTTGCTGCTCTAGCTTATGATGCAACCAACCTCATCGCCCAAGCTATGGAAAAAGCTGGTTCAACAGATAGCGAAGCCGTTCAAAAAGCCTTAGCTGAAACCAAGGACTTCCAAGGGGTGACTGGTAAATTCTCCTTCGATAAAGACCATAACCCAGTCAAAGAAGTCTTTGTCCAAGAACTTCAAGGTGGCCAAGTGGTCGATACTGAAGTGGTTAAATAA
- a CDS encoding ABC transporter substrate-binding protein yields the protein MNKKWLKAFVTLGSVMALTGCGSGSLTETTNQSAENADEIRIGGNWELSGNVSAYGVVQNNAIKLAVDEKNQAGGLLDKKINYLEYDNKSTTEEAVSGAEKLVDENAAVIIGPSTTNNTEATISTVTRAKTPLISATATADNITLDQEGNVLDYIFRICFQDSLQGGSLAEFSNKEGYTKAAIIKDNSSDYGQNLSDEFHKHFDGDVVREESYVAKESDFNSILSNIKNSDAQVIFVAGYYEEAGPIIKQAREMGIDLPILGPDGFGNKEIINLAGEENWDNIYYAAHFVENEDSPQEVKDFLAKYRETYQSEPDMFSALAYDAANLAFDAIERAGTTDGEAVQKALAETKDFTGVTGNFSMDEKHNPSKTVFIQEVKDGQVVGSQAIEAVK from the coding sequence ATGAATAAGAAATGGTTGAAAGCCTTTGTGACATTGGGGAGTGTCATGGCCTTAACCGGCTGCGGTTCGGGTTCCTTGACTGAGACGACTAATCAATCCGCTGAAAATGCAGATGAAATTCGTATTGGGGGGAACTGGGAGTTATCGGGCAATGTTTCTGCTTATGGTGTTGTACAGAACAATGCGATTAAGCTCGCCGTAGATGAAAAAAATCAAGCTGGCGGCCTTCTCGATAAGAAGATCAACTATTTAGAATATGATAATAAGTCCACGACTGAAGAAGCGGTTTCTGGTGCGGAAAAACTCGTTGATGAAAACGCGGCAGTAATTATTGGACCTTCTACCACCAATAATACTGAAGCGACGATTTCAACAGTGACCCGGGCCAAGACCCCTTTGATTTCAGCAACTGCTACTGCTGATAATATTACCCTTGACCAAGAGGGCAATGTCTTGGATTATATCTTTAGAATTTGCTTCCAAGATTCCTTGCAAGGGGGCTCCTTAGCGGAATTCTCTAACAAGGAAGGCTATACTAAGGCAGCGATCATCAAGGATAATTCTTCTGACTACGGTCAAAACCTATCTGACGAATTCCACAAGCACTTTGATGGTGACGTGGTTCGGGAAGAATCCTATGTGGCTAAGGAATCTGACTTTAACAGTATTTTGAGCAATATTAAGAACTCAGATGCCCAAGTGATCTTCGTTGCTGGTTATTATGAAGAAGCTGGTCCAATTATTAAACAAGCGCGCGAAATGGGCATTGACCTGCCAATTCTTGGTCCAGACGGCTTTGGTAATAAGGAAATTATTAACTTAGCAGGGGAAGAAAACTGGGATAACATTTACTATGCTGCCCACTTCGTTGAAAACGAAGACTCTCCTCAAGAAGTCAAAGATTTCTTAGCCAAGTACCGGGAGACCTACCAATCTGAACCCGATATGTTCTCAGCTCTAGCTTATGATGCGGCTAACCTGGCCTTCGACGCGATCGAGCGTGCCGGCACTACGGACGGTGAAGCGGTCCAAAAAGCTCTGGCTGAAACCAAGGACTTTACCGGAGTCACTGGGAACTTCTCCATGGATGAAAAACACAATCCGTCTAAGACTGTCTTTATCCAAGAGGTAAAAGATGGCCAAGTGGTTGGTTCTCAAGCCATTGAAGCGGTTAAATAG
- a CDS encoding branched-chain amino acid ABC transporter permease, giving the protein MNNVIQQLINGVALGSIYALMALGYTMVYGIIGLINFAHGDIYMVGAFVGFTLITNVGMGVFPALILAMLFTAVLGVIIERVAYKPLRGATRIAALITAIGVSMLLQNVMIFLRGPEVRAFPADLPDWSLQLGAFTINSQQILILAVTIVLMIALQVIVQKTKLGQAMRAVSVDPDAAQLMGINANTIISFTFLIGSALAGAAGVLVGIYYNSISPLMGVNIGTKTFVAAVVGGIGSIPGAVLGGLIIGIVETFVSMIGLSTWKDAAVYIILIIILLVKPTGLLGKPQVEKV; this is encoded by the coding sequence GTGAATAATGTCATTCAACAATTAATCAATGGCGTGGCGCTAGGAAGCATCTATGCCTTGATGGCCTTGGGTTATACCATGGTTTATGGGATTATTGGTTTAATTAACTTTGCCCATGGGGATATTTATATGGTGGGGGCCTTTGTCGGTTTCACCTTGATTACTAATGTCGGAATGGGTGTTTTCCCGGCTTTAATTTTAGCTATGTTATTTACTGCTGTATTAGGGGTTATTATTGAGCGGGTGGCTTATAAACCCTTGCGTGGGGCGACCCGGATTGCCGCTTTGATTACTGCGATTGGGGTATCCATGCTCCTACAAAACGTGATGATCTTCCTCAGAGGGCCTGAAGTGCGTGCCTTTCCAGCCGACCTTCCTGATTGGTCCTTACAATTGGGAGCCTTTACCATTAACTCCCAACAAATTCTGATCTTAGCGGTAACTATTGTTTTAATGATTGCCTTACAAGTGATCGTACAAAAGACCAAGTTAGGCCAAGCCATGCGGGCGGTTTCGGTTGACCCAGATGCGGCTCAATTGATGGGGATTAATGCCAACACCATTATTTCCTTTACCTTCTTAATTGGTTCAGCCTTAGCAGGTGCAGCAGGGGTGTTAGTAGGGATTTACTATAATTCCATTTCACCATTAATGGGTGTCAATATTGGGACTAAGACCTTTGTTGCAGCTGTGGTCGGCGGGATTGGCTCCATCCCTGGTGCTGTTCTCGGGGGCTTAATTATCGGTATTGTGGAAACCTTCGTCTCCATGATTGGTCTCTCCACCTGGAAAGACGCCGCAGTTTATATTATTTTGATTATTATTTTACTGGTCAAACCAACTGGCTTGCTCGGTAAACCGCAAGTAGAGAAAGTGTAG
- a CDS encoding branched-chain amino acid ABC transporter permease: MKENKTSWFNQFFTKTTLAWIAVIVLGFVLMAASYIAGLVSAYTQNIIMNIAINIILSVGLNLVVGYAGQFSLGHAGFMAIGAYVGAIVSQEIPGQAGFLAGLLAGMVVTAVVALIVGIPTLRLRGDYLAIATLGVSEIIRITIMNLEITNGAAGISGVPRHVTWITMYVFVVITTLLVVNYIYSSPGRATIAVREDEIAAESVGIHTTTYKTLAFVIGAVTASIAGTLYASYFGVINPSQFTFQKSIDILVIVVFGGIGSISGSFVASILLGLLNTFLAPFGQVRPILYAAALILIMIFKPSGLMGEYEFQFSKLFKRRRGQSQVAAKEESEDQ, from the coding sequence ATGAAAGAAAACAAAACTTCTTGGTTCAATCAATTTTTCACCAAGACCACTTTAGCTTGGATTGCTGTCATCGTGCTCGGCTTTGTCTTAATGGCAGCGTCCTACATTGCTGGTTTAGTTTCGGCCTACACCCAAAACATTATTATGAATATTGCCATTAATATTATTCTTTCCGTAGGACTTAACTTAGTGGTTGGTTATGCCGGCCAGTTCTCCCTAGGACATGCTGGTTTTATGGCGATCGGGGCTTATGTGGGAGCTATCGTTTCCCAAGAGATTCCTGGTCAAGCCGGTTTCTTAGCCGGTTTACTAGCTGGTATGGTAGTGACCGCCGTAGTGGCCTTGATCGTGGGGATTCCTACCCTGCGTTTACGGGGTGACTACCTAGCTATCGCCACGCTTGGAGTTTCTGAGATTATCCGGATTACCATTATGAACTTAGAGATTACTAATGGGGCTGCCGGGATTTCTGGTGTCCCCCGTCACGTGACCTGGATTACCATGTATGTCTTTGTGGTGATTACTACCTTATTAGTGGTTAACTACATCTATTCCAGTCCTGGTCGGGCCACCATTGCGGTGCGTGAAGATGAGATTGCGGCCGAATCAGTGGGGATCCACACCACCACCTACAAGACCCTGGCCTTTGTGATCGGGGCGGTAACCGCAAGTATTGCTGGTACCCTCTATGCTTCCTACTTTGGCGTGATTAACCCCAGTCAGTTTACCTTCCAAAAATCCATCGACATCTTAGTGATCGTGGTTTTCGGGGGGATTGGGTCCATTTCCGGGAGCTTCGTGGCTTCGATCTTATTGGGACTATTGAATACCTTCCTAGCACCTTTTGGTCAAGTACGTCCCATCCTCTATGCCGCCGCTTTGATCTTAATTATGATCTTCAAGCCGTCGGGATTAATGGGAGAATATGAATTCCAATTCTCCAAGCTCTTTAAGCGCAGACGGGGACAGTCACAAGTAGCAGCCAAAGAAGAAAGTGAGGACCAATAG
- a CDS encoding ABC transporter ATP-binding protein, translating into MSILSLSHLSKSFGGLTAVSDVSIHVEADELIGLIGPNGAGKTTLFNLITGVYAPTSGSIELETDQGSQSLAGQRPDKINEMGVARTFQNIRLFANRSVLDNVLIAMHNKRGVGVWHSLLRTPKYYQNRDALHAKGMELLAIFGLEGYANEKAKNLPYGQQRALEIVRALATEPKILFLDEPAAGMNPNETTDLKQTIRKIQKEFGISVVLIEHDMSLVMDICERIYVLEYGKVIAEGTPSEIQSNPKVIEAYLGGA; encoded by the coding sequence ATGAGTATCTTAAGCTTAAGTCATCTCAGCAAGTCCTTTGGGGGCCTAACCGCCGTTTCCGATGTTAGTATCCATGTGGAAGCGGATGAATTAATCGGTTTGATTGGTCCTAATGGGGCCGGGAAAACCACCCTATTTAACTTGATTACTGGGGTTTATGCACCGACTTCTGGGTCGATTGAATTAGAAACCGACCAAGGCAGTCAGTCCCTAGCAGGTCAACGTCCAGATAAGATTAATGAAATGGGGGTGGCCCGGACCTTCCAAAATATCCGCCTCTTTGCCAACCGTTCAGTCTTGGATAATGTCCTCATTGCCATGCACAACAAACGTGGGGTAGGGGTTTGGCACAGTCTCCTAAGAACGCCTAAGTACTATCAAAACCGGGACGCCCTCCATGCTAAGGGAATGGAATTATTAGCCATCTTTGGCCTGGAAGGCTACGCCAATGAAAAAGCCAAGAACTTGCCTTATGGCCAACAACGGGCCTTGGAGATCGTTCGAGCCTTGGCGACTGAACCCAAGATCCTTTTCTTAGATGAACCCGCTGCCGGGATGAACCCTAATGAAACCACAGACTTGAAACAGACTATTCGTAAGATCCAAAAAGAGTTTGGGATATCTGTTGTTCTTATCGAACACGACATGTCTTTGGTGATGGATATTTGTGAACGGATCTATGTTTTGGAATATGGAAAAGTAATCGCTGAAGGGACACCAAGCGAAATTCAAAGTAATCCAAAAGTTATCGAAGCCTACCTAGGAGGTGCCTAG
- a CDS encoding ABC transporter ATP-binding protein produces the protein MLEIKNIKVAYGMIQAIKGISFTVNEGEIVSLIGANGAGKSTILKTISGLLKPTQGEILYNHEPLQTKSCAQIVQAGVSQVPEGRHVFSGMSVKENLLMGAYTRKDRDNLASDMERYFDYFPILKERFNQDAATLSGGEQQMLAMARALMARPKLLLLDEPSMGLAPIYIQQIFEIIQTINSELNTTVLLIEQNAKAALEISDHAHVLEVGKITASGTGKELLSSEVVQKAYLGA, from the coding sequence ATGTTAGAAATCAAAAATATCAAGGTTGCCTATGGGATGATCCAAGCCATCAAGGGCATTTCCTTTACCGTTAATGAAGGGGAAATTGTTTCTTTGATTGGGGCCAATGGGGCCGGAAAGTCAACCATTCTAAAGACGATTTCTGGACTCTTGAAACCGACTCAAGGGGAAATTCTCTACAATCATGAACCCTTACAAACCAAGTCCTGTGCCCAAATCGTTCAAGCTGGGGTCTCCCAAGTGCCTGAAGGCCGTCATGTCTTTAGCGGCATGTCCGTCAAGGAAAACTTACTGATGGGAGCTTATACCCGTAAGGACCGCGATAACTTAGCCAGCGATATGGAACGTTACTTTGATTATTTCCCAATTCTGAAAGAACGTTTCAACCAGGACGCGGCGACTTTATCTGGTGGGGAGCAACAGATGCTGGCCATGGCTCGGGCTCTTATGGCACGTCCCAAGCTCTTGCTCTTAGATGAACCTTCCATGGGTCTAGCGCCGATTTACATCCAACAAATTTTTGAAATTATTCAAACCATTAATAGTGAGTTGAATACCACCGTCTTACTGATCGAACAGAACGCTAAGGCGGCCTTAGAAATCTCTGACCACGCCCATGTCCTCGAAGTGGGTAAAATTACCGCTTCCGGAACCGGAAAAGAACTCCTGTCTTCTGAAGTGGTCCAAAAAGCTTACCTGGGAGCTTAA